From the genome of bacterium, one region includes:
- a CDS encoding peptidoglycan DD-metalloendopeptidase family protein: protein MPTSTSSKRAPSRSWRKWVYVPLFLVVAALHITERRLAAYAESPYPIFPTVPFAAVQSMMERGAVEPYLLLYPFESGETLSDALTGVGLARSEVVEVVDELSPWADPRKIRPADQYSASFAEDGSVELFELWMARKGRVRVARSGDGWQGDWHPFERSVKVRSIEGTLEGALETAIASAGGEINLAILMADVFQWDLDFTRDLRTGDRFRILYETVYLDGVADGLGSILGVSYENGGRLLEAYRFGDDGAYYDADGRPLKKMFLRSPLRYSRVTSRFSRKRFHPILKRYRPHYGVDYGARIGTPVRATANGTVVSAGWDRGGGKTVKIRHPNSYLTAYLHLSGYAKRIRSGRRVMQGDVIGYVGSTGLSTAPHLDYRVQRHGRWIDPLSLKSVPADPVPHRRLPEFLAWRDELRLSMNEGKTFEPSRLAEVAQLADAGSSSSSSSSVGTK, encoded by the coding sequence GTGCCGACCTCCACTTCCAGCAAACGAGCCCCTTCGCGTAGCTGGAGAAAGTGGGTCTACGTCCCGCTGTTTCTGGTCGTCGCGGCACTGCACATTACCGAGCGTCGCCTGGCGGCCTATGCCGAGTCCCCGTATCCGATCTTCCCGACGGTGCCGTTTGCGGCGGTTCAGTCGATGATGGAGCGGGGCGCCGTCGAGCCTTACCTGCTTCTGTACCCGTTTGAGAGCGGCGAAACCCTGAGCGACGCACTCACCGGTGTGGGATTGGCTCGATCCGAAGTTGTGGAGGTCGTCGACGAGCTCTCGCCCTGGGCCGACCCGCGCAAGATCCGACCGGCGGACCAGTATTCGGCCAGCTTTGCCGAAGACGGCAGCGTCGAGCTCTTCGAGCTCTGGATGGCGAGGAAGGGCAGAGTGCGAGTCGCGCGCAGCGGTGATGGCTGGCAGGGAGACTGGCACCCGTTCGAGCGCTCCGTCAAGGTGCGCTCGATAGAGGGGACTCTGGAGGGTGCGCTGGAAACCGCGATCGCCTCCGCCGGAGGCGAGATCAACCTGGCCATTCTGATGGCCGACGTGTTTCAGTGGGATTTGGACTTTACCCGCGATCTCAGGACCGGCGACCGTTTTCGAATTCTCTACGAGACGGTGTACCTGGATGGAGTCGCTGACGGACTCGGCTCGATTCTCGGAGTTTCCTACGAGAACGGAGGTCGTCTTCTCGAAGCCTACAGATTCGGCGACGACGGTGCCTATTACGATGCCGACGGCCGGCCGCTGAAGAAGATGTTCCTACGCTCGCCACTGCGTTACTCGCGGGTTACTTCGCGCTTCAGCCGAAAGCGTTTCCACCCGATTCTGAAGCGCTATCGCCCTCACTACGGCGTCGACTATGGAGCTCGAATCGGCACGCCGGTGCGAGCCACCGCGAACGGCACCGTGGTCTCGGCCGGTTGGGATCGGGGCGGAGGCAAGACCGTCAAGATTCGCCATCCGAATAGCTATCTCACCGCGTACCTCCATCTGTCCGGCTACGCCAAGAGGATTCGCTCCGGCCGGCGAGTCATGCAGGGCGACGTGATCGGCTATGTCGGGAGCACCGGGCTTTCGACCGCGCCCCACCTCGACTATCGGGTGCAGCGCCATGGCCGCTGGATCGATCCGCTGTCTCTGAAAAGCGTTCCGGCGGATCCGGTGCCCCATCGCCGCCTGCCCGAGTTCTTGGCATGGCGCGATGAGCTGCGGCTGAGCATGAACGAGGGCAAGACGTTCGAACCCTCGCGGTTGGCCGAGGTGGCGCAGCTCGCCGACGCAGGTTCGAGCAGCTCTTCGAGCTCGTCTGTCGGTACCAAGTAG
- a CDS encoding MGMT family protein: MLESADAGQVATEAPEPIQRVLVPSALGALGLELTGEKLTHVVIVPKGRERKEFTPFGDLKRSERSDFLDETLGRFSEYLAGARSRLGIDYDLGPSGVTGFPRRVLRETAKISYGRVRTYQQIASAAGNGGAYRQVLAILLTNPLPLVIPCHRVVTVKSGPGSYVAGPKKKLWLLRLEQRGLTI; the protein is encoded by the coding sequence ATGTTGGAATCCGCAGATGCGGGGCAAGTGGCGACCGAAGCCCCTGAGCCGATTCAGCGTGTGCTGGTTCCGTCCGCACTTGGGGCGCTCGGCCTGGAGCTCACCGGCGAGAAGCTGACCCACGTGGTGATCGTTCCCAAGGGTCGGGAGCGAAAGGAATTCACCCCATTCGGAGATCTGAAAAGGTCCGAACGCAGCGACTTTCTGGACGAGACGCTGGGTCGTTTCTCAGAGTACCTGGCCGGCGCTCGCAGCCGCCTCGGAATCGACTATGACCTCGGCCCGTCGGGCGTGACCGGCTTCCCCAGGCGTGTGCTCCGCGAGACCGCCAAGATCTCGTACGGGAGAGTCCGCACTTACCAGCAGATCGCTTCGGCGGCCGGAAACGGGGGGGCCTACCGTCAGGTTCTGGCAATCCTCCTGACCAACCCACTGCCGCTGGTGATCCCCTGCCACCGGGTCGTGACCGTAAAGTCGGGGCCCGGCAGCTATGTTGCCGGGCCCAAGAAAAAGCTTTGGTTACTGCGCCTGGAACAGCGCGGCTTGACGATTTAG
- a CDS encoding DUF3891 family protein, with translation MLFTQPDHAALAGSLMNLWRSDGLPEHPRRQQLLHAIREHDNGWREADAAPQVDPVSGKPLTFNEIPSEDRLRIWRRGVHRVAAEAPVVGLLVLKHALEIHPDYWSEAGWNELGEDFAELEEELLAVAGVTRSLVQNDYKFLELADTLSLGACGALGTDPVQSVSDRYRFELEVGRIALSPFPLAGATTLGIACRTLTKTTFESDAALAAELAVSTWSRLPVHVEPLDGR, from the coding sequence TTGCTCTTCACACAACCGGATCATGCCGCGCTGGCCGGCTCCTTGATGAATCTATGGCGGAGCGACGGTCTCCCCGAGCATCCGCGACGCCAACAGCTGCTGCACGCGATCCGCGAGCACGACAATGGCTGGCGCGAAGCCGATGCCGCGCCACAGGTCGACCCTGTGTCCGGCAAGCCCTTGACGTTCAACGAGATACCGTCCGAGGATCGTCTCCGGATCTGGCGGCGCGGCGTTCACCGCGTCGCCGCCGAGGCCCCCGTCGTCGGACTCCTCGTCCTGAAGCACGCGCTCGAGATTCATCCGGACTACTGGAGCGAGGCCGGCTGGAATGAACTCGGAGAGGACTTTGCCGAGCTCGAAGAGGAGCTTCTGGCGGTTGCCGGAGTCACTCGATCACTGGTCCAGAACGACTACAAGTTTCTCGAGCTCGCCGACACCCTCTCCCTGGGGGCCTGTGGGGCCTTGGGCACCGACCCCGTCCAAAGCGTCTCGGACCGCTACCGATTCGAGCTCGAGGTGGGACGTATCGCGCTCAGCCCCTTCCCGCTTGCCGGGGCGACGACTCTGGGCATCGCCTGCCGAACGCTGACCAAAACGACCTTCGAAAGTGACGCGGCCCTCGCCGCGGAGCTCGCCGTCTCGACTTGGAGCCGGCTTCCGGTACACGTAGAGCCCCTCGATGGCAGATGA
- a CDS encoding NADH-quinone oxidoreductase subunit N codes for MDSIQPQEFLVLLPEIVLATAGMLLLLSGALKSSNGYRICSAVSLAALVGTAVLLVTVQGVPETPRVILSGMFIVDGYAFFWKLLFLMAAALTVVLSDRFLSDGGYRPAEFYSLILLATTGMLFMASGHSLLSIWISLELMALSSYILAGFFKHERKSNEAALKYFILGALSSGILVYGISLLYGATGTVQLDLLASTLPSAMSLDAGYRLAAAGWLLLAMGLFFKVAAVPFHVWTPDVYEGAPTPVTVFLATASKAASFAILVRIFYQGLPYLRPDWQWVTAGIAVITMIWGNLAALTQSNVKRMLAYSSVAHAGYVLMGVLAATEDGLWSVLFYLFAYTFITIGTFGTVILLERKEYAGETYDDYAGLAQRSPFLAAMMLVFMLALTGIPPTGGFFGKIYLFAAAVEAGWIWVAVVGVLTSAISLFYYIGIAVQMYLKDSSDDTPSALHAPGLVGTIALCAVVTVLLGILPGPLVQFAKSSLGGLL; via the coding sequence TCCGCGGTTTCACTGGCGGCTCTTGTGGGCACCGCCGTTCTCCTGGTCACGGTGCAGGGAGTGCCCGAGACTCCGCGGGTGATCCTGTCGGGGATGTTCATCGTCGACGGATACGCTTTCTTCTGGAAGTTGCTGTTTCTGATGGCCGCGGCGCTCACGGTCGTGCTGTCCGATCGCTTCTTGAGCGATGGCGGCTACAGGCCGGCGGAGTTCTACTCGCTGATTCTGCTGGCGACGACCGGCATGCTGTTCATGGCAAGCGGCCACAGCCTGCTGTCGATTTGGATCTCACTCGAGCTGATGGCACTGTCGAGCTACATTCTCGCGGGTTTCTTCAAGCACGAGCGTAAGTCGAACGAAGCCGCGCTCAAGTACTTCATCCTGGGTGCTCTCTCGAGTGGGATCCTGGTCTACGGAATTTCCCTTCTGTACGGTGCCACCGGGACGGTGCAACTCGATCTGCTCGCGTCCACACTGCCGAGTGCGATGAGCTTGGACGCCGGCTATCGGCTCGCGGCCGCGGGCTGGTTGTTGCTCGCGATGGGTCTCTTCTTCAAGGTCGCGGCGGTTCCCTTCCATGTCTGGACGCCGGATGTGTACGAGGGAGCGCCCACCCCGGTCACGGTCTTCCTGGCGACGGCGTCCAAGGCCGCCTCGTTCGCCATCTTGGTGCGCATCTTCTATCAGGGGTTGCCGTATCTGCGGCCGGATTGGCAATGGGTTACGGCGGGCATTGCCGTGATCACGATGATCTGGGGCAACCTCGCGGCGCTCACCCAGTCGAACGTCAAGCGCATGCTGGCCTACAGCTCGGTCGCCCACGCGGGATATGTGCTGATGGGCGTGCTCGCGGCCACCGAGGACGGCCTCTGGTCGGTGCTGTTCTATCTCTTCGCCTACACCTTCATTACGATAGGTACCTTCGGTACCGTTATCCTGCTCGAGCGCAAGGAATACGCCGGCGAGACCTACGACGACTACGCCGGATTGGCTCAACGCTCGCCGTTTCTGGCGGCGATGATGCTGGTATTCATGCTCGCGCTGACGGGAATCCCGCCGACCGGCGGCTTCTTCGGCAAGATCTATCTGTTTGCCGCGGCGGTCGAAGCGGGTTGGATCTGGGTGGCCGTCGTGGGCGTCTTGACCAGCGCGATCTCGCTGTTTTACTACATCGGCATCGCCGTGCAGATGTATTTGAAGGATTCCTCGGACGATACGCCCTCTGCTCTTCACGCACCCGGCCTGGTCGGTACGATCGCTCTTTGCGCCGTAGTCACGGTCCTCCTGGGCATTCTCCCGGGGCCCCTGGTTCAGTTTGCGAAGAGCAGTCTGGGCGGGCTGCTCTGA
- a CDS encoding sigma-70 family RNA polymerase sigma factor, whose product MSTKPDMSHSEGWDFEAAAMPFVDSLYNTAFRMTRNSEDAQDLVQETYFKAYRHYDKFQEGTNFKAWLFKILKNSFINNYRKKQSRPLQTDFAEIEDALESRVSEEATRKIKSPEEELLENVLDEDVQRAMDELPDDYRMAIVLADLEGFSYKEIAEILEVPLGTVMSRLYRGRKLLERTMLTYAREHGYLRDGSPAKMRNRERSPEEYRDKASR is encoded by the coding sequence ATGAGCACCAAACCCGACATGAGCCACAGCGAAGGCTGGGACTTCGAAGCGGCGGCGATGCCCTTCGTTGATTCGCTCTACAACACCGCGTTTCGCATGACGCGCAATAGCGAGGACGCTCAGGATCTGGTGCAGGAGACCTACTTCAAGGCCTACCGTCACTACGACAAGTTTCAGGAAGGCACGAACTTCAAGGCCTGGCTGTTCAAGATCCTCAAGAACAGCTTCATCAACAACTACCGAAAGAAGCAGAGCCGACCTCTTCAGACCGACTTCGCCGAGATCGAAGATGCGTTGGAGAGTCGCGTCAGCGAAGAAGCGACTCGAAAGATCAAGAGCCCGGAAGAAGAACTTCTCGAGAACGTGCTCGACGAGGACGTTCAGCGGGCGATGGACGAGCTACCCGACGACTATCGGATGGCAATTGTCCTGGCCGACCTGGAGGGGTTCTCGTACAAGGAGATCGCTGAAATCCTCGAGGTCCCCCTCGGCACGGTCATGAGCCGCCTCTACCGGGGTCGAAAGCTCCTGGAGAGAACCATGCTTACCTATGCTCGCGAGCACGGCTATCTTCGCGACGGATCGCCCGCCAAGATGCGCAATCGCGAGCGCTCGCCAGAGGAATATCGCGACAAGGCCAGCCGTTAA
- a CDS encoding redoxin family protein — protein sequence MPTRIPREKLGWAALLALATVLVAPLSAAATVDVAGLTHLDGTAITADEVSENALFVVFSTWSPKCRGIVELVNEIHSDWGDRAQVFLVNFQEDAGAVEKFLAGRKPKVKVLLDPDASFSKKHKITYLPSLLAVRDGSPAFRGKLPSDVGPVLRPIFE from the coding sequence ATGCCTACCCGGATCCCACGCGAAAAACTCGGCTGGGCGGCTCTGTTGGCCTTGGCCACGGTTCTGGTGGCACCGCTGAGCGCCGCGGCGACGGTTGACGTCGCGGGATTGACCCATCTGGACGGGACCGCGATAACGGCCGACGAAGTCTCAGAGAACGCCCTCTTCGTGGTTTTCTCGACGTGGTCTCCGAAATGCAGGGGCATTGTCGAGTTGGTCAACGAGATCCACTCCGATTGGGGAGACCGAGCCCAGGTGTTTCTGGTCAATTTTCAGGAGGACGCTGGCGCGGTGGAGAAGTTCCTCGCGGGCCGGAAGCCGAAAGTGAAGGTGCTCTTGGACCCGGATGCCTCGTTCTCGAAGAAGCACAAGATCACCTATCTGCCGAGCCTGTTGGCCGTAAGAGACGGCAGCCCGGCCTTCCGCGGCAAGCTGCCGTCGGACGTCGGGCCGGTCCTCCGACCGATCTTCGAATAG
- a CDS encoding penicillin-binding protein activator LpoB — protein sequence MKLFFRSSIVAAGALVFMAGIAAAEKPSIGVAEFRNKTNAGWWYSGVGWDLADTVTNELASLGSFTVVERANLEPVLREQDLADYGRVSKGTGAKIGKLTGAKYLVMGSLSSYEENVKGGKGGIGYKGIRLGGKKNEVYMAVDLRVVDTTSGEVAFTRTVEARTGGRGFNVGVFRSGFGGNLAKEEKTPAGKAIRACLIEIVDYLECAMVKQDSCMAEFDAKERKRRDSAKGSIKLD from the coding sequence ATGAAGCTATTTTTCAGGAGTTCGATTGTGGCCGCCGGGGCGCTGGTATTCATGGCAGGCATTGCTGCCGCGGAAAAACCCTCGATCGGAGTGGCCGAGTTTCGCAACAAGACCAACGCCGGCTGGTGGTACAGCGGTGTGGGCTGGGACCTCGCCGACACGGTCACCAACGAACTCGCTTCTCTAGGTTCCTTCACCGTGGTCGAGCGAGCCAACCTCGAGCCGGTGCTCCGGGAGCAGGACCTCGCCGACTACGGTCGGGTGAGCAAGGGCACCGGTGCCAAGATCGGCAAACTCACCGGCGCCAAGTATCTGGTTATGGGTAGCCTGTCGTCGTACGAAGAGAACGTCAAAGGCGGCAAGGGCGGAATCGGCTACAAAGGTATCCGGCTCGGCGGCAAGAAGAACGAGGTCTACATGGCCGTCGATCTGCGGGTCGTCGACACCACGAGCGGCGAGGTCGCCTTCACGCGCACAGTGGAAGCGCGGACCGGCGGCAGAGGCTTCAACGTCGGTGTGTTCAGGAGCGGCTTCGGCGGCAACCTCGCCAAGGAGGAGAAGACACCCGCGGGCAAAGCCATTCGCGCATGTCTGATCGAAATCGTCGACTATCTCGAGTGCGCCATGGTCAAGCAGGATTCATGCATGGCCGAGTTCGACGCCAAGGAGCGCAAGCGGAGAGATAGCGCGAAGGGCTCGATCAAACTCGACTAG
- the rsrA gene encoding mycothiol system anti-sigma-R factor: MDCRKVREVVFVYADNEMEGELLVSFRKHVAVCPECARRTIYAERLITVVRKRCVKAVAPEQLRQRILSGLRHYQAGD; encoded by the coding sequence ATGGACTGCCGCAAGGTCAGAGAAGTCGTATTCGTTTACGCTGACAACGAGATGGAAGGTGAGCTTCTGGTCTCGTTCCGCAAGCACGTGGCGGTTTGCCCGGAGTGCGCGCGCCGGACGATCTATGCCGAACGGTTGATCACGGTGGTGCGGAAACGCTGCGTGAAAGCAGTCGCTCCGGAGCAGTTGCGACAGCGCATCCTGAGCGGCCTACGCCACTATCAGGCCGGGGATTGA